One part of the Bdellovibrio sp. KM01 genome encodes these proteins:
- a CDS encoding CNNM domain-containing protein, giving the protein MSLLVILVIVTLLISFVCSLLEASLLTSTSAYIAVLVRENRRSAKLLEHLKENLDRPISAILTLNTLSHTLGSAAIAYQVQAIYGEKAVTIASFILTFAILVLSEIIPKSIGAAHWKTLIPFTAYTIQLMIICLYPLVIMSEWLGRLFQRRTEEPEVTREEILMTAEMGAEEGSLKGKESNIIKNLLMLDKIYVSDIMTPRSVFFALEKDLTVEEVFNKYKPLRFSRIPVYHGSLDNIVGMTFRYKIHEALSNDLHEKLVGELVTPISSIPERMTVSQVLDYFIKEKEHIALAVDEYGIVAGLVSLEDAVETLLGVEIVDELDSVEDMRKFALEQWQLRKQKLRKS; this is encoded by the coding sequence ATGTCGTTATTAGTCATCTTAGTCATTGTTACCTTACTTATTTCGTTCGTGTGCTCACTGTTGGAAGCGTCCCTATTGACTTCCACATCCGCTTACATCGCCGTCTTGGTTCGCGAGAACCGCCGCAGTGCTAAACTTTTGGAACACCTGAAAGAAAACCTCGATCGTCCTATTTCGGCGATCCTGACATTGAACACTCTTTCACACACCTTGGGTTCTGCGGCCATTGCTTACCAAGTTCAAGCGATCTATGGCGAGAAAGCCGTGACTATCGCTTCGTTCATTCTGACCTTCGCGATTTTGGTTTTGTCTGAAATCATTCCAAAATCCATTGGAGCGGCTCACTGGAAAACGTTGATTCCTTTCACGGCTTACACGATTCAATTGATGATCATCTGCCTTTATCCTTTGGTTATTATGTCAGAATGGTTGGGACGTTTGTTTCAACGTCGCACGGAAGAACCTGAAGTGACACGTGAAGAAATTCTAATGACCGCCGAAATGGGCGCCGAAGAAGGCAGCTTAAAAGGCAAAGAATCCAACATTATCAAAAATCTTTTGATGCTAGATAAAATCTACGTCTCTGACATCATGACTCCCCGATCGGTATTCTTTGCATTGGAAAAAGATCTGACCGTTGAGGAAGTTTTTAACAAGTACAAACCTTTGCGTTTTTCTCGTATCCCAGTTTATCACGGCAGTCTCGACAATATTGTGGGTATGACTTTCCGTTATAAAATCCACGAAGCCCTTTCCAACGACCTCCATGAAAAATTGGTGGGCGAGTTGGTGACTCCGATATCTTCGATCCCGGAACGCATGACGGTTTCTCAAGTCCTGGATTATTTTATCAAAGAAAAAGAGCACATCGCTTTGGCCGTGGACGAGTACGGTATCGTTGCCGGTCTGGTAAGCCTGGAAGACGCCGTTGAAACACTTTTGGGTGTGGAAATCGTCGATGAACTTGATTCCGTGGAAGACATGCGTAAGTTCGCTTTAGAGCAATGGCAGTTGCGCAAACAAAAACTTCGTAAGAGCTAA
- the cutA gene encoding divalent-cation tolerance protein CutA — protein MIIYYIPCPDQKSAENISRTLLQEKLIGCANIIPGMSSMYWWEGKIETSSEYILILKTLESSDANKNLESRVKELHPYEIPCVMALPVASINDSFKNWLEQSLK, from the coding sequence ATGATCATCTATTACATTCCCTGTCCTGATCAAAAGAGTGCTGAAAATATCAGTCGCACTCTTTTACAGGAGAAACTTATCGGTTGTGCGAATATCATTCCCGGAATGAGTTCGATGTACTGGTGGGAGGGAAAAATAGAAACAAGCTCCGAGTATATTCTGATCCTAAAAACTCTTGAAAGCTCTGACGCAAACAAAAATTTAGAATCCCGCGTGAAAGAGCTTCATCCCTATGAAATTCCCTGTGTGATGGCTCTCCCCGTCGCATCAATCAACGATTCTTTTAAAAACTGGCTTGAACAAAGTCTTAAATAA
- the pyrE gene encoding orotate phosphoribosyltransferase: MTRAELAKKIYDVAHLTGEFKLRSGQISNEYFDKYRFEAQPALLREIAKQMVPLIPPGTEILAGLEMGGIPIATALSLETGIPCAFVRKEAKEYGTCQFAEGLDLKGKKVLVIEDVVTTGGQVVLSTADLRGIGASISHVLCVIHRGPQFPEPKLQEIGVTLSPLFMKADFN, translated from the coding sequence ATGACTCGTGCGGAACTCGCAAAAAAAATCTATGACGTCGCTCACTTAACGGGGGAATTTAAACTTCGCTCCGGTCAGATTTCCAACGAGTACTTTGATAAGTACCGCTTTGAAGCACAACCTGCTTTACTTCGTGAAATTGCCAAACAAATGGTGCCGTTGATTCCTCCAGGTACAGAGATACTTGCGGGTCTAGAAATGGGAGGCATCCCAATCGCGACAGCCTTGTCCCTTGAAACGGGCATTCCCTGCGCTTTTGTTCGCAAAGAAGCCAAAGAGTACGGCACCTGCCAGTTCGCCGAAGGCCTGGATCTTAAAGGCAAAAAAGTTTTGGTGATCGAGGATGTCGTGACAACCGGTGGCCAAGTTGTGCTTTCAACGGCGGATTTGCGCGGCATTGGCGCAAGCATCAGTCATGTGTTATGTGTGATTCACCGTGGCCCTCAATTCCCTGAGCCTAAGCTTCAGGAAATTGGCGTGACATTATCGCCGCTTTTTATGAAAGCCGATTTTAACTAA
- a CDS encoding ABC transporter substrate-binding protein, which translates to MFLSIMVFAGFMATASPEVGRSKIQIYTVETPPTVVKKADGLDGLAGDFGKLIAATLKKSGKEKEFEIVWVPWKRALLEVERNPQALFFPFTRTFEREYKFNWIVHLADVDCWLYAVDSNIQITDLKDLRKYRIGVLSGSAREQELLRYTGKSSKVEGMTEDLANYRKLQSGRIDIWATHPVVMAEAQKNFMAQGKSARAVRSLKKLFSQSLWLAGNRDMPDTSRNLVQTVFGWGAKRSLKSPPLTSGDFLGGALL; encoded by the coding sequence ATGTTTTTAAGTATTATGGTTTTTGCAGGATTCATGGCGACGGCCTCACCTGAGGTGGGACGTTCTAAAATCCAAATATATACAGTCGAAACGCCGCCAACTGTCGTGAAAAAAGCGGATGGGTTGGATGGTCTTGCGGGCGATTTTGGTAAACTGATCGCCGCCACTCTGAAAAAATCTGGAAAAGAAAAAGAATTCGAAATCGTTTGGGTGCCCTGGAAAAGGGCTCTGCTGGAAGTCGAAAGAAATCCTCAAGCGTTGTTTTTTCCTTTCACTCGAACGTTCGAGCGAGAATACAAATTTAATTGGATTGTCCACTTAGCCGATGTCGATTGCTGGTTGTACGCAGTCGATTCCAATATTCAAATCACTGATCTTAAAGATTTAAGAAAGTACCGTATCGGTGTTTTAAGTGGCAGTGCCCGAGAGCAAGAGCTGTTGCGCTATACAGGGAAGAGCTCCAAAGTCGAAGGCATGACCGAGGACCTCGCTAACTATCGAAAACTTCAGTCTGGAAGAATTGATATATGGGCAACTCATCCGGTGGTGATGGCCGAAGCCCAAAAGAATTTTATGGCCCAGGGAAAGTCAGCACGAGCCGTGCGATCTTTAAAAAAATTATTCTCGCAGAGTCTGTGGCTGGCTGGGAATCGTGACATGCCAGACACATCTCGCAACCTGGTACAGACCGTTTTCGGTTGGGGAGCAAAGCGCTCCCTCAAGTCACCACCACTTACAAGTGGGGATTTTCTCGGTGGAGCTTTGCTTTAG
- a CDS encoding class I SAM-dependent methyltransferase has translation MLKGVGHRKKVRRKVSKKTGKTQFDKYELYSKAVQSAENDVVFIRNTYKELKKKAPRIFREDFCGTFALSTEWIKLDPKHQSIGVDLDPEPIAYGKTHYLSKLRPEQQKRMKVIEGNVMDPSLEKADIIAAMNFSYFCFKQRWMLKNYFANAYKTLSKDGIFLVDVFGGSQCYDAIEDRMKHKDFTYYWDQTNFDPVTNNAVFHIHFRVGGKKIEQVFTYDWRLWSISEIREIMHEVGFAKSHVYWEGTAKDGSGDGNFTRVDHGESCESWIAYVVAEK, from the coding sequence ATGTTGAAGGGAGTCGGTCACAGAAAAAAAGTTCGTCGTAAAGTTTCAAAGAAAACTGGAAAAACTCAGTTTGATAAATACGAACTGTACAGCAAAGCTGTGCAGTCGGCTGAAAACGATGTGGTTTTCATTCGCAATACTTACAAGGAGCTTAAGAAAAAAGCTCCGCGAATTTTCCGTGAGGACTTCTGCGGTACATTTGCGCTTTCTACAGAGTGGATTAAGTTGGACCCGAAACATCAATCTATTGGTGTGGATTTGGATCCAGAACCGATTGCTTACGGTAAAACTCACTATTTGTCTAAGCTAAGACCTGAGCAACAAAAGCGTATGAAAGTTATTGAAGGCAACGTGATGGATCCTAGTCTGGAAAAGGCTGACATCATCGCTGCGATGAACTTCTCTTACTTCTGTTTTAAACAAAGATGGATGCTGAAAAACTACTTTGCGAACGCTTATAAAACGTTGAGCAAAGACGGTATCTTCCTGGTGGATGTGTTCGGTGGCAGTCAATGCTATGACGCTATCGAAGACAGAATGAAGCACAAAGATTTCACGTACTATTGGGATCAGACGAACTTTGACCCAGTGACGAACAATGCTGTGTTCCATATTCACTTCCGCGTAGGTGGTAAGAAAATTGAACAGGTTTTCACTTACGACTGGCGTTTGTGGAGTATTTCCGAAATTCGCGAGATCATGCACGAAGTGGGCTTTGCAAAAAGTCACGTTTACTGGGAAGGGACCGCTAAAGATGGTTCCGGTGATGGTAATTTCACTCGCGTGGATCACGGTGAATCTTGTGAGTCTTGGATCGCCTACGTCGTTGCAGAAAAGTAA
- a CDS encoding alpha-ketoacid dehydrogenase subunit beta: MASVAQAIRMALHYGEKHMGVKDIFGQDVGAPLGGVFTATQGLKTAWNTPLDERGIISMAMGIAMTGDKCVAEIQFADYIFNTIDLLKIAGNTLWCTNGQVQLPMVVMTPVGAGIFGSVYHSHSFDAWASRLPGWKIVMPSNPLDAYGLMLAAIEDPNPVLYLKSKALMRHKGDELIPGEPEDEKTLKAMIDKPVQNSQGWKAKWPELEKYIVPIGKGKITHEGQHITVVTYSRMVHLCDDVAKKLADEGISVEVIDLRSIYPYDWQMIKSSVEKTGRVLFVNEDTEVTNFGEHLAYRTTQECFYSLMARPRVLAGKNLPGIGLHPNLEKNSVPQHHDIETAIREIVAEVP, translated from the coding sequence ATGGCAAGTGTAGCTCAAGCAATCAGAATGGCCCTTCACTACGGTGAAAAACACATGGGCGTTAAAGACATCTTCGGTCAGGACGTGGGCGCTCCATTGGGTGGCGTCTTCACGGCGACTCAAGGTTTGAAAACAGCCTGGAACACTCCACTGGACGAGCGTGGTATCATCAGCATGGCGATGGGTATCGCAATGACAGGTGATAAGTGCGTGGCTGAAATCCAGTTCGCAGATTATATTTTCAACACGATCGATCTTTTGAAAATCGCCGGCAACACTTTGTGGTGTACAAACGGTCAAGTTCAATTGCCAATGGTTGTGATGACTCCGGTCGGAGCAGGGATCTTTGGATCCGTTTACCACTCTCACTCTTTCGACGCCTGGGCATCTCGTTTGCCAGGTTGGAAGATTGTGATGCCTTCCAATCCTTTGGACGCTTACGGTTTGATGTTGGCAGCCATTGAAGATCCAAATCCGGTTCTTTATTTGAAGTCTAAAGCTTTGATGCGCCATAAAGGTGACGAGTTGATCCCTGGTGAGCCAGAGGACGAAAAAACTTTGAAAGCAATGATCGATAAGCCAGTTCAAAACTCTCAAGGTTGGAAAGCGAAATGGCCTGAACTTGAAAAGTACATCGTACCAATCGGTAAAGGTAAGATCACTCACGAAGGTCAACACATCACTGTCGTTACCTACAGCCGCATGGTGCACCTGTGTGATGACGTCGCTAAGAAATTGGCTGACGAGGGCATCTCGGTGGAAGTGATCGATTTGCGTTCGATCTATCCATACGACTGGCAGATGATTAAATCATCTGTTGAAAAAACAGGTCGTGTGTTGTTCGTGAACGAAGACACTGAAGTGACGAACTTCGGCGAGCATTTGGCTTACAGAACAACTCAAGAGTGCTTTTACTCGTTGATGGCGCGTCCTCGAGTGCTTGCAGGTAAAAACTTGCCAGGTATTGGTTTGCATCCAAATCTAGAAAAAAATTCTGTGCCTCAACACCACGACATCGAAACAGCGATTCGCGAAATCGTTGCAGAGGTTCCGTAA
- a CDS encoding thiamine pyrophosphate-dependent dehydrogenase E1 component subunit alpha produces the protein MSKKTTVKPAAKKNASAKAKAPAKAANKSAAKSSKKAAPKKSDFGGLSEELLLSMHDLMVKSRVLEERVIKIYKAGEGYFWIGGPGEEAFGVPLGLLARKGKGLEYDWFHLHYRCTPTMVALGMPMIEAVRLMMNRVTDPSTGGRNFAGHYCFPQWNVAPVTSPIEVQYPIACGTAHAQKRAGHKSISIVTGGDAGTAEGEFATCLVWSSRKGQELPVLITVQNNGFGISTPYEGQHGETHIADRAKAFNIRSRVIDGTNPVETYIALKEEMDYIRKTGKPSFLEVKTTRLYGHSSADGANRKTDLFDPVYKFQEKLIAAGILTEKAAQKIWEIYEEEGVKAQEQARSEGGPTPESVWDHVFVNNENADWRKF, from the coding sequence ATGTCTAAAAAGACCACTGTAAAACCAGCTGCCAAAAAGAACGCTTCTGCGAAAGCAAAAGCACCGGCAAAAGCTGCGAATAAATCCGCTGCGAAGTCTTCAAAAAAAGCAGCTCCGAAAAAATCTGATTTCGGTGGCTTGTCTGAAGAACTTTTGTTGAGCATGCACGACCTGATGGTCAAATCCCGCGTTCTAGAAGAACGTGTTATCAAAATCTACAAAGCCGGTGAAGGTTACTTCTGGATCGGTGGCCCGGGCGAGGAAGCATTCGGAGTTCCACTTGGTTTATTGGCTCGTAAGGGTAAAGGCCTTGAATACGACTGGTTCCATTTGCACTACCGTTGTACGCCAACGATGGTGGCACTTGGTATGCCAATGATCGAAGCGGTTCGTTTGATGATGAACCGTGTGACAGATCCATCTACGGGTGGTCGTAACTTCGCAGGTCACTATTGTTTCCCTCAGTGGAACGTGGCTCCCGTTACTTCTCCTATCGAAGTTCAATATCCAATCGCTTGCGGAACAGCTCACGCACAAAAACGCGCGGGTCACAAATCGATCTCGATCGTAACCGGCGGTGATGCTGGTACGGCAGAGGGCGAATTTGCAACATGCTTGGTATGGTCTTCTCGTAAAGGCCAAGAATTGCCAGTGTTGATCACTGTGCAAAACAATGGCTTCGGTATTTCGACTCCATACGAAGGTCAACACGGTGAGACTCATATCGCAGACCGCGCGAAAGCTTTCAATATCCGCTCTCGTGTGATCGATGGTACAAATCCTGTCGAGACATATATCGCTTTGAAGGAAGAAATGGATTACATCCGCAAAACGGGTAAGCCGTCTTTCCTGGAAGTGAAAACGACTCGTTTGTACGGTCACTCGTCTGCAGACGGTGCGAACCGTAAGACAGATCTGTTCGATCCGGTTTACAAGTTCCAAGAAAAATTGATCGCTGCTGGTATCTTGACTGAAAAAGCTGCGCAAAAGATTTGGGAGATCTACGAGGAAGAAGGCGTAAAAGCGCAAGAACAAGCTCGTAGTGAAGGTGGTCCAACTCCTGAATCCGTTTGGGATCATGTATTCGTGAATAATGAAAATGCTGATTGGAGAAAATTCTAA
- a CDS encoding prepilin-type N-terminal cleavage/methylation domain-containing protein translates to MRIKQNGFSIIELLAAIALVALVTLGLATVLKISKDSNALAANKLSESDLMNNTMVSIYTRKSCDASFKGRTLDEKGTLLVDNVQDGNGADIIRNGMKLEQEKHSVKSLRLYATEESWKEFNAHSFASPDEVVPLNANLEIVFDRPHKELIHETKSQTISFPISVNQARLISQCNGGDGNNYQDVLKSACLGFGGVFDTKTGQCTASQDCSQVSANAPVSQKCVAEKLKSLKSQLAGKPKSSFMIGSIKECFASPYSQKSRTATGFSCVSGSFNAKAENGVFTFTYGSMNYSVTQADQYKQIVDTVATF, encoded by the coding sequence ATGAGAATAAAGCAAAACGGTTTCTCGATCATTGAACTGTTGGCAGCTATCGCCCTGGTGGCCTTGGTGACATTAGGTCTGGCAACGGTGCTTAAGATTTCCAAAGATTCAAATGCTCTGGCGGCTAATAAGCTCAGCGAATCTGATCTTATGAATAACACCATGGTCAGTATCTACACCCGAAAGTCCTGTGATGCTTCTTTTAAAGGAAGAACCTTGGACGAGAAGGGGACGCTGTTGGTGGATAATGTTCAAGATGGTAACGGTGCTGACATCATCAGAAACGGCATGAAATTAGAACAAGAAAAACACAGCGTAAAGTCCCTGCGTTTGTACGCGACGGAAGAAAGCTGGAAGGAATTTAACGCTCATAGCTTTGCTTCCCCTGACGAAGTGGTTCCCTTAAATGCCAACCTTGAAATCGTCTTTGACCGGCCTCACAAGGAATTAATTCATGAAACCAAATCGCAAACCATTTCATTTCCGATTTCAGTTAATCAGGCCCGTCTGATCAGTCAGTGCAACGGTGGTGATGGCAATAACTATCAGGATGTACTAAAAAGTGCTTGCCTGGGGTTTGGCGGCGTCTTTGACACTAAAACCGGCCAATGCACAGCCTCTCAGGATTGCTCACAAGTTTCTGCCAACGCACCCGTCAGTCAAAAATGTGTTGCTGAAAAACTTAAATCTCTGAAAAGCCAACTTGCCGGAAAACCTAAATCCAGCTTTATGATCGGTTCGATCAAAGAATGCTTCGCAAGTCCTTATTCCCAGAAAAGTCGAACGGCAACGGGATTCAGTTGTGTTTCAGGTTCCTTTAACGCCAAGGCTGAAAACGGAGTTTTCACTTTTACCTATGGTTCAATGAATTACTCCGTCACTCAGGCCGACCAATATAAGCAAATCGTTGATACGGTCGCGACGTTTTAG
- a CDS encoding type II secretion system protein encodes MGNISGKSGYTLIEVLVSLALVAILVGALGAIFQTSFKGANLVEMRNSAANLNLSWQQSLTNPEICEKNFKNMSFSETGNTSAEKFVDMGNKPLLAPGIKSPVNDLLVQTVQAKVREEDWKHFKDAQSGLGTNNYIANIDIQIELERQKEQISSRSNSLAVSVPVYLNAAGVVVGCLSSQADMVANAQQVACEQLGGVFDIATSQCNFKQDCASIPANSAVSKECFDKLTAGLSDQLKDLNSTPTAAVVKGLQGTIKDCLANSQGAVVATDKTTCQLGSTNFSATPTEFSYTQGATNYTLSDPVLAKYLFELVIKYQTDGLMKITVGAK; translated from the coding sequence ATGGGAAACATCAGTGGAAAATCTGGTTATACATTAATAGAAGTATTAGTGAGTTTAGCTCTGGTGGCGATTCTTGTCGGCGCCCTGGGGGCGATCTTTCAGACATCCTTTAAAGGCGCAAATTTAGTAGAGATGCGCAACTCCGCTGCAAATTTGAATTTGTCCTGGCAGCAAAGTCTAACGAATCCTGAAATCTGCGAAAAGAATTTTAAGAACATGAGTTTTAGTGAAACCGGCAATACCTCTGCTGAAAAGTTCGTGGATATGGGTAACAAGCCATTGCTGGCGCCGGGAATTAAATCGCCAGTGAATGATTTGTTGGTGCAAACGGTGCAAGCCAAAGTTCGTGAAGAAGATTGGAAACATTTCAAAGATGCGCAATCGGGCCTGGGTACCAATAATTATATTGCGAATATCGATATTCAAATTGAATTGGAAAGACAAAAAGAACAGATCTCTTCTAGATCAAACTCCTTGGCGGTTTCGGTTCCGGTCTATTTAAATGCCGCGGGTGTCGTGGTGGGGTGTCTGTCGTCTCAGGCGGATATGGTGGCTAATGCCCAGCAAGTCGCTTGTGAACAATTGGGCGGCGTTTTTGATATCGCAACATCACAATGTAATTTTAAGCAAGACTGCGCCAGTATTCCTGCAAACTCGGCGGTATCGAAAGAGTGCTTTGATAAATTAACGGCGGGACTTTCTGATCAGCTGAAAGATTTAAACAGTACTCCAACGGCGGCCGTCGTGAAAGGCCTGCAAGGCACAATCAAAGACTGCCTTGCAAATTCACAAGGCGCCGTGGTGGCCACAGACAAAACCACATGTCAGCTGGGTAGTACTAATTTTTCTGCAACACCAACGGAATTTTCTTACACTCAAGGGGCAACCAATTACACTTTGTCAGATCCCGTTTTGGCGAAATACCTGTTTGAACTGGTCATAAAATATCAAACCGATGGTTTAATGAAAATAACCGTGGGGGCAAAATGA
- a CDS encoding TIGR02147 family protein, whose translation MSETSLPSIYSFKDYKKYLQKWIEAHPMKGRGILSAMAKALRTQTSFLSQVISGELNFSSEQALDLAAYLKLSESETDYLLLMVAYARAGSANLRARLKKQVETAKELGMKERVKSDITHVLSEQDQQIYYSAWYYSVIHIAATLPSLRNAKTIALRLGLSISLVENVLEFLLAKDLVRKDKDGQITFGNSRLHLEWNSPMQVRNHSNYRMLTMNSVDNGIKLEDLHYSSVVSLANEDYQNIRDTISHMIRDARLKIRESEPAEELVCFAVDFFRIGKLD comes from the coding sequence ATGAGTGAAACATCCTTACCCAGTATCTATTCATTTAAAGACTACAAAAAATATCTGCAGAAGTGGATTGAAGCCCATCCCATGAAGGGGCGGGGCATTTTGTCAGCCATGGCGAAAGCGCTGCGCACGCAAACATCATTTTTATCACAGGTGATTTCCGGAGAGTTAAATTTTAGCAGTGAGCAGGCGTTGGACCTTGCCGCCTATTTGAAACTTTCAGAATCAGAAACAGATTATCTTTTATTGATGGTGGCTTATGCTCGCGCTGGCTCAGCGAATCTTCGCGCACGACTGAAGAAGCAAGTTGAGACCGCGAAAGAACTGGGAATGAAAGAGCGAGTAAAATCCGACATCACCCATGTCCTGTCGGAACAAGATCAACAGATCTATTACAGTGCCTGGTATTACTCTGTGATTCACATCGCGGCGACGTTGCCCTCGCTGAGAAATGCCAAGACGATCGCGCTTAGGCTGGGGCTTTCTATTTCTTTGGTGGAAAATGTTTTGGAGTTTTTATTGGCGAAAGATCTGGTTCGTAAGGACAAAGACGGCCAGATCACTTTCGGTAACAGCCGTCTGCATTTAGAATGGAATTCGCCGATGCAAGTTCGTAATCATTCTAATTATCGCATGCTGACTATGAACAGTGTTGATAATGGAATTAAGCTAGAAGATCTCCATTATTCCTCGGTGGTATCGTTGGCGAATGAGGACTATCAAAATATTCGCGATACCATCAGCCATATGATTCGTGATGCCCGTTTAAAAATTCGCGAATCCGAGCCCGCAGAAGAACTAGTTTGCTTTGCTGTGGATTTCTTTAGAATCGGAAAATTAGATTAG